One window of the Anaeromyxobacter dehalogenans 2CP-C genome contains the following:
- a CDS encoding DUF3857 domain-containing protein — translation MSRAARRGPPRIPGVAAALAALALACAAPRAEQAEPGRATREGLAALEQNDVARAEARLGPASRVRDPWARFGASLLARRALDGEAEAQRLLATVEAGPDEPIALVALRRLSELAERGPALAAQVDAGVLRLGAGGRLHGLAAYRARVARVTAAEVLGDHDAAAQARRENGAVSAWSIAGPFAAHHALDFGAPIPPDRGELPASVPGRAGGPAVPTRALPAPDGTVALDGEPAAGDLFALATDVDLARGGRYLVTLGTQLSARLVVDGALVHERRAFAAWLPGLVHLPVELARGRHRVVLEVTRGAPSTGIHLAFARADGAASDARFAAPPPGPPPAPPVARPRAEPALTPRALALALEPDVGAATARLLAARDALVNDREAAKVLLAEALALRPEAAALRAARADATADDPTLDEQVARARAEADLREALRLDPGDAEARAELAALLRGAERHDDAEAVLAGLAPEPAARPAGIAARARAAQARGLLERAEGLAAEALRSAGSCDAADLAYELAVRRGAAAREDEAMAVLSRCRGGRERLAAHLRRRGDPVAERAALDPVVRARPWAVEPGLTRADALVAAGETRRATAALEAIAAIWPRDARVQRRLADARELSGDAPGARAARERALALDPADLQLRRALALEDGTEVLADVAADPRAAIRAYEAAGRRNGASTVMVLDAAYVDVHPGGAATERTQQIVHVLDQQGVEQFGEVTVPAGADVLALRTVKPDGTTLEPERAGSAKGSVSLAGLAPGDYVELDYVRAVQSPPGLEGYAADPFYFQVPGSRLFRSLYVVRAPAGLGLEADAHGMPAPAPVRDGGREVLRAERRDVPAIVPEPDAPGGAEYLPFLSVGTGGGRAALQRAVADALPERTRATAELRAFAREIAAGGGGPAQLARAAYARVAQAVLGSGGGMGEDASVALSRGRGSRLAVLKAVLAELGIESRVALVRPYSADPAPYRFPALGLYAAPLLRVRAGGATFWLDPTARHAPFGAFPAVLAGCEALVLPEAGEAPEVDRTPESPLVEEGRETTARLVLAADGSAEASGTDRYLGYGGAELKAALERLDASQRRQAVEGMLGRVLRGVTVTDVAFAGEDDPAAPLEIRWKARVPELARAVEGGLVLDQPLFPARLGARLVRVASRQTPLLLATPERQVQRIEVVPPRGLGVTADAPRTASSPSGSFTRTERVDGGTLVRDERLELRRGRIAPEHHAELAAFAAAVDQAQERPLLLAR, via the coding sequence ATGAGCCGCGCCGCGCGCCGAGGGCCGCCGCGGATCCCGGGGGTCGCCGCCGCGCTGGCGGCGCTCGCGCTCGCCTGCGCCGCCCCGCGCGCCGAGCAGGCCGAGCCCGGGCGCGCCACGCGCGAGGGCCTGGCCGCGCTGGAGCAGAACGACGTCGCCCGCGCCGAGGCGCGGCTCGGCCCGGCCTCGCGGGTCCGGGACCCCTGGGCGCGGTTCGGCGCGTCGCTGCTCGCGCGGCGCGCGCTCGACGGCGAGGCGGAGGCGCAGCGGCTGCTCGCGACCGTGGAGGCCGGGCCGGACGAGCCCATCGCCCTGGTCGCGCTGCGGCGGCTCTCCGAGCTGGCCGAGCGGGGGCCGGCGCTGGCGGCCCAGGTGGACGCGGGCGTCCTGCGGCTCGGGGCGGGCGGCCGGCTGCACGGGCTCGCCGCCTACCGGGCGCGGGTGGCGCGGGTGACCGCGGCCGAGGTGCTCGGCGATCACGACGCCGCCGCCCAGGCCCGCCGCGAGAACGGCGCGGTCTCGGCCTGGTCCATCGCGGGGCCGTTCGCGGCGCACCACGCGCTCGACTTCGGCGCGCCCATCCCGCCCGATCGCGGCGAGCTGCCCGCGTCGGTGCCGGGCCGCGCCGGCGGGCCCGCGGTCCCGACCCGCGCGCTCCCCGCGCCCGACGGCACCGTCGCGCTCGACGGCGAGCCGGCGGCCGGCGACCTGTTCGCGCTCGCCACCGACGTGGACCTGGCCCGCGGCGGCCGCTACCTCGTGACGCTCGGGACGCAGCTCTCGGCCCGCCTGGTCGTGGACGGCGCGCTGGTGCACGAGCGGCGCGCGTTCGCGGCCTGGCTCCCGGGGCTGGTGCACCTGCCGGTGGAGCTCGCGCGCGGCCGGCACCGGGTGGTGCTGGAGGTGACCCGCGGCGCGCCGAGCACCGGGATCCACCTCGCCTTCGCGCGCGCCGACGGGGCCGCCTCCGACGCCCGCTTCGCGGCGCCGCCGCCGGGCCCGCCGCCCGCGCCGCCGGTGGCGCGGCCCCGCGCCGAGCCGGCGCTGACCCCGCGGGCGCTGGCGCTCGCGCTCGAGCCGGACGTCGGGGCGGCCACCGCGCGCCTGCTGGCGGCGCGCGACGCCCTGGTGAACGACCGCGAGGCGGCCAAGGTGCTCCTCGCCGAGGCGCTGGCCCTGCGGCCCGAGGCGGCGGCGCTCCGCGCGGCGCGCGCGGACGCGACCGCCGACGACCCCACGCTCGACGAGCAGGTGGCGCGGGCGCGCGCCGAGGCCGACCTGCGGGAGGCGCTGCGCCTCGACCCGGGCGACGCCGAGGCGCGCGCGGAGCTGGCGGCGCTCCTGCGCGGCGCCGAGCGCCACGACGACGCCGAGGCGGTGCTGGCCGGCCTCGCCCCGGAGCCGGCCGCGCGGCCCGCCGGGATCGCCGCCCGGGCGCGCGCGGCGCAGGCCCGCGGGCTGCTGGAGCGCGCCGAGGGGCTGGCCGCGGAGGCGCTCCGCTCGGCGGGGAGCTGCGACGCGGCCGATCTCGCGTACGAGCTGGCGGTCCGGCGCGGCGCCGCCGCCCGCGAGGACGAGGCCATGGCGGTGCTCTCGCGCTGCCGCGGCGGCCGCGAGCGCCTGGCGGCCCACCTGCGCCGCCGGGGCGACCCGGTGGCGGAGCGCGCCGCGCTCGACCCGGTGGTGCGCGCCCGGCCCTGGGCGGTCGAGCCGGGCCTGACCCGCGCCGACGCGCTCGTCGCCGCCGGCGAGACCCGCCGCGCGACCGCGGCGCTGGAGGCCATCGCCGCGATCTGGCCGCGCGACGCGCGCGTGCAGCGGCGGCTCGCCGACGCGCGCGAGCTGTCCGGGGACGCGCCCGGCGCCCGCGCCGCGCGCGAGCGGGCGCTGGCGCTCGACCCGGCCGACCTGCAGCTCCGGCGCGCGCTCGCCCTGGAGGACGGGACCGAGGTGCTCGCCGACGTGGCGGCGGACCCGCGCGCGGCCATCCGCGCCTACGAGGCCGCCGGCCGGCGCAACGGCGCGTCCACCGTGATGGTGCTCGACGCCGCCTACGTGGACGTCCACCCGGGCGGCGCCGCCACCGAGCGCACGCAGCAGATCGTCCACGTGCTCGACCAGCAGGGCGTGGAGCAGTTCGGCGAGGTCACCGTGCCCGCCGGCGCGGACGTGCTCGCGCTCCGCACCGTCAAGCCCGACGGGACCACGCTGGAGCCGGAGCGGGCGGGGAGCGCCAAGGGCTCGGTCTCGCTCGCCGGCCTCGCGCCCGGCGACTACGTGGAGCTCGACTACGTCCGCGCGGTGCAGTCGCCGCCCGGGCTGGAGGGCTACGCCGCCGATCCCTTCTACTTCCAGGTGCCCGGCAGCCGGCTGTTCCGGTCGCTCTACGTGGTGCGCGCGCCGGCGGGCCTCGGCCTCGAGGCCGACGCGCACGGCATGCCGGCGCCCGCGCCGGTGCGGGACGGCGGGCGCGAGGTGCTCCGGGCCGAGCGGCGCGACGTGCCCGCGATCGTCCCGGAGCCGGACGCGCCCGGCGGCGCCGAGTACCTGCCGTTCCTGTCGGTGGGGACCGGGGGCGGGCGCGCGGCGCTGCAGCGCGCCGTCGCCGACGCGCTGCCGGAGCGCACCCGCGCCACCGCCGAGCTCCGCGCGTTCGCGCGCGAGATCGCGGCCGGCGGCGGCGGGCCGGCCCAGCTGGCGCGCGCCGCCTACGCCCGCGTGGCGCAGGCGGTGCTCGGCTCGGGCGGCGGCATGGGCGAGGACGCGAGCGTGGCGCTGTCGCGCGGCCGGGGCAGCCGGCTGGCGGTGCTGAAGGCGGTGCTCGCCGAGCTCGGCATCGAGTCGCGCGTCGCGCTGGTGCGGCCGTACAGCGCCGACCCGGCGCCCTACCGGTTCCCGGCGCTCGGCCTCTACGCCGCGCCGCTGCTCCGCGTGCGCGCGGGCGGCGCGACGTTCTGGCTCGATCCCACCGCCCGCCACGCGCCGTTCGGCGCGTTCCCGGCGGTGCTGGCCGGGTGCGAGGCGCTCGTCCTTCCCGAGGCGGGCGAGGCGCCGGAGGTGGACCGGACGCCGGAGAGCCCGCTCGTGGAGGAGGGCCGGGAGACCACCGCGCGCCTCGTGCTCGCGGCCGACGGCTCCGCCGAGGCGAGCGGAACCGATCGCTACCTCGGGTACGGGGGCGCGGAGCTGAAGGCCGCGCTCGAGCGCCTCGACGCCTCGCAGCGCCGCCAGGCGGTGGAGGGGATGCTGGGGCGGGTGCTGCGCGGCGTGACCGTGACCGACGTCGCGTTCGCGGGCGAGGACGATCCCGCGGCGCCGCTCGAGATCCGCTGGAAGGCGCGGGTGCCGGAGCTGGCCCGGGCGGTGGAGGGCGGGCTGGTCCTGGACCAGCCGCTCTTCCCGGCGCGGCTCGGCGCGCGCCTGGTGCGCGTCGCCTCCCGCCAGACGCCGCTCCTGCTGGCCACGCCCGAGCGGCAGGTGCAGCGGATCGAGGTGGTGCCGCCGCGCGGCCTCGGCGTGACCGCCGACGCGCCCCGCACCGCGTCGTCGCCGTCGGGCAGCTTCACGCGCACGGAGCGGGTGGACGGGGGAACGCTCGTCCGCGACGAGCGCCTGGAGCTGCGCCGCGGACGCATCGCGCCGGAGCACCATGCCGAGCTGGCCGCGTTCGCGGCCGCGGTGGACCAGGCGCAGGAGCGGCCGCTGCTCCTCGCGCGCTGA
- a CDS encoding DUF4230 domain-containing protein, whose translation MRRLLALLVLGLAAGAGLGLALRLGRAPALPDPPAVATRIREVARLEALDVTLYKKVAFSPEPVEAGSLWGDVAGWLRHVFRTPHGKAIVFADAHLGLDLARLDASRVRVSGRTVEIALPPLEVRIALRPGETEVIGSNLDSAETARLLELARAAFEREVQADAALRARARSSAERAIRGLLLGLGFAEVRFVDALPAAAPTS comes from the coding sequence ATGCGCCGGCTCCTCGCACTCCTCGTCCTCGGCCTCGCGGCCGGCGCCGGCCTCGGCCTAGCGCTCCGGCTCGGCCGCGCCCCCGCCCTGCCCGACCCGCCCGCCGTGGCCACCCGCATCCGCGAGGTGGCGCGGCTCGAGGCGCTCGACGTGACGCTCTACAAGAAGGTCGCGTTCTCGCCGGAGCCGGTCGAGGCGGGCTCGCTGTGGGGCGACGTGGCCGGCTGGCTGCGCCACGTGTTCCGCACGCCGCACGGCAAGGCCATCGTGTTCGCCGACGCGCACCTCGGGCTCGACCTCGCCCGGCTCGACGCCTCGCGCGTGCGGGTGAGCGGGCGCACCGTGGAGATCGCGCTGCCGCCGCTCGAGGTCCGCATCGCGCTGCGGCCGGGGGAGACCGAGGTGATCGGCTCGAACCTCGACTCCGCCGAGACCGCACGCCTCCTCGAGCTGGCCCGGGCCGCGTTCGAGCGCGAGGTGCAGGCGGACGCGGCGCTCCGCGCCCGCGCGCGATCCTCGGCGGAGCGGGCCATCCGCGGGCTGCTGCTCGGCCTCGGGTTCGCCGAGGTCCGCTTCGTGGACGCGCTGCCGGCCGCGGCCCCGACCAGCTGA
- a CDS encoding TfoX/Sxy family protein, whose translation MPISPSFVEHAVDLLAALGPVQARRMFGGVGLYCDGVMFGLLDGDELFLKTDGETRPWFLEAGCRMWIYPGMYETSYYRPPDDAHEDAEAMLPWARLALDAAIRAQAARAAKARAPRGAGAKARPARRAKRAKPGKAAKGTAKAAKTKRPAASKRTRASVGARRTKRTAAHTRRPRTRPAKRGRARPARPPR comes from the coding sequence ATGCCCATCTCACCTTCGTTCGTGGAACACGCCGTGGACCTGCTCGCCGCGCTCGGGCCCGTCCAGGCGCGCCGGATGTTCGGCGGCGTCGGCCTGTACTGCGACGGCGTGATGTTCGGGCTGCTCGACGGCGACGAGCTGTTCCTCAAGACGGACGGCGAGACGCGCCCGTGGTTCCTCGAGGCGGGCTGCCGGATGTGGATCTACCCCGGCATGTACGAGACCAGCTACTACCGGCCGCCCGACGACGCGCACGAGGACGCCGAGGCGATGCTGCCGTGGGCGCGGCTCGCGCTCGACGCGGCGATCCGCGCGCAGGCCGCGCGGGCCGCGAAGGCGCGCGCGCCGCGCGGGGCCGGCGCGAAGGCCCGGCCGGCCCGCCGCGCGAAGCGCGCGAAGCCGGGGAAGGCAGCGAAGGGAACGGCGAAGGCCGCGAAGACGAAGCGTCCCGCGGCCTCGAAGCGCACCCGGGCCAGCGTGGGCGCGCGCCGCACGAAGCGCACCGCCGCCCACACCCGGCGTCCCCGGACGAGGCCGGCGAAGCGCGGCCGCGCACGGCCGGCGCGGCCGCCGCGGTAG
- the hemW gene encoding radical SAM family heme chaperone HemW: MARPFGVYVHYPYCTHRCPYCDFAVTTERPPGAGRYARAVRAELGLRAAAFEGLALRSVYLGGGTPSLWDAEEIRDVLDAIRGRFGLAAEAEVTLEVNPESSDPARLEAWRAAGVNRISVGVQSFDPGVLAKLGRRHGPERAERAIREASAAIGNVSVDLIYGARRSSVETARRDAERAVEAGAAHVSAYALTLEPDVMAEEVPLARMRREGRLPLPSDEDTLAQAAALRAALRRLGLRRYEISNFARPGRESVHNGLYWRHESYLGLGAGAYGCRRGEAGSVRYGNLRDAGAWLAAVEAGRLPTAEEDRIDARADRNERLMLALRTREGAPLAALGPAQAREAADLVRHRLAVRRDGALVLTRRGLDLHSAISERLFE, encoded by the coding sequence ATGGCGCGCCCGTTCGGCGTGTACGTGCACTATCCGTACTGCACGCACCGCTGCCCCTACTGCGACTTCGCGGTCACCACCGAGCGCCCGCCCGGCGCCGGCCGGTACGCGCGCGCGGTGCGGGCCGAGCTCGGGCTGCGCGCGGCCGCGTTCGAGGGCCTCGCGCTCCGCAGCGTCTACCTGGGCGGCGGCACGCCCTCGCTCTGGGACGCGGAGGAGATCCGCGACGTGCTCGACGCCATCCGCGGCCGGTTCGGCCTCGCCGCCGAGGCCGAGGTCACGCTCGAGGTGAACCCAGAGTCGAGCGATCCGGCGCGGCTCGAGGCGTGGCGGGCCGCCGGCGTGAACCGGATCTCGGTGGGGGTGCAGTCGTTCGACCCCGGCGTGCTCGCGAAGCTGGGGCGCCGCCACGGGCCGGAGCGCGCCGAGCGGGCGATCCGCGAGGCATCCGCCGCGATCGGCAACGTCAGCGTGGACCTCATCTACGGCGCGCGGCGGTCCAGCGTGGAGACCGCGCGGCGCGACGCCGAGCGGGCGGTGGAGGCCGGCGCGGCGCACGTGTCCGCGTACGCGCTCACGCTCGAGCCCGACGTCATGGCCGAGGAGGTGCCGCTCGCGCGCATGCGGCGCGAGGGCCGGCTGCCGCTCCCCTCCGACGAGGACACGCTGGCGCAGGCGGCGGCGCTGCGCGCGGCGCTCCGGCGGCTCGGGCTGCGCCGCTACGAGATCTCCAACTTCGCCCGGCCCGGCCGCGAGTCGGTCCACAACGGCCTCTACTGGCGGCACGAGAGCTACCTCGGGCTCGGCGCCGGCGCGTACGGCTGCCGGCGCGGGGAGGCGGGCTCGGTGCGCTACGGGAACCTGCGCGACGCGGGCGCCTGGCTCGCCGCGGTGGAGGCGGGACGGCTGCCCACCGCCGAGGAGGACCGGATCGACGCCCGCGCCGACCGCAACGAGCGGCTCATGCTGGCGCTGCGGACCCGCGAGGGCGCCCCGCTCGCCGCGCTCGGCCCCGCGCAGGCCCGGGAGGCCGCCGACCTGGTGCGGCACCGGCTGGCGGTGCGGCGGGATGGCGCGCTGGTGCTCACCCGCCGCGGCCTCGACCTGCACAGCGCGATCTCGGAGCGGCTCTTCGAGTGA
- a CDS encoding OPT family oligopeptide transporter, which translates to MAEPSTVVKPEVEQKEFRPYIGADRTLPEFTPKAVLLGALFGILFGAATVYLALKAGLTVSASIPIAVIAISLGRKVFKTSILENNIIQTTGSAGESIAAGVVFTLPGFLFLSAGPGGSSVGAGYFSYVTLFTLSMVGGILGVLMMIPLRRSLIVKEHGQLVYPEGTACASVLIAGDKGGDFAKTAFQGVGFALAYALLQKVFHVIAETPAWVTKQTNKWLPNATVNGEITPEYLGVGYIIGPRIAGVLVAGGVLAWLGLIPLLSVLVPGEVIARQLVKVGASPEGFGFDAAAGTFANLPRAVYLAYIRQIGAGAVAAAGFITLLKTFPTIVSSLRDSIRSLGDKAGAASVSRTERDLSFVTVIVGSIALVVLLVALPQVPGDTVLNKLLTAVLIIAFGFIFVTVSSRIVGIIGSSSNPISGMTIATLMATAMVFVSVGWTGAAYEPMALVVGGMVCIAAANGGATSQDLKTGYLVGATPRAQQLALFVGAIASATVIGVTVKVLDTPTARMISEGITEHAIGSSYFPAPQATLMATLIKGLLSLNLDWHFVLVGAFVAITMELCGVKSLSFAVGLYLPLSTTLPIFVGGALKGVADFMSRRKGGAGEEGELGSGSLFATGLVAGGALFGVIVAFLQVFAEGTMKRLDLQEPIVHAIGSTGYAVLGVVFFAALAAVLYRAARKPQPGLEA; encoded by the coding sequence ATGGCAGAGCCGAGCACGGTCGTGAAGCCCGAGGTCGAGCAGAAGGAGTTCAGGCCGTACATCGGCGCGGATCGCACGCTCCCCGAGTTCACGCCCAAGGCGGTGCTGCTGGGCGCGCTGTTCGGCATCCTGTTCGGCGCCGCCACCGTCTACCTGGCGCTCAAGGCGGGCCTCACCGTCTCCGCCTCGATCCCGATCGCGGTCATCGCCATCTCGCTGGGCCGGAAGGTCTTCAAGACCTCCATCCTCGAGAACAACATCATCCAGACGACCGGGTCGGCGGGCGAGTCGATCGCGGCGGGCGTGGTGTTCACGCTGCCGGGCTTCCTGTTCCTCTCCGCGGGCCCGGGCGGCTCGTCGGTGGGCGCGGGCTACTTCAGCTACGTCACGCTGTTCACGCTCTCCATGGTGGGCGGCATCCTGGGCGTCCTCATGATGATCCCGCTGCGGCGGTCGCTCATCGTGAAGGAGCACGGGCAGCTGGTCTACCCGGAGGGCACGGCCTGCGCCTCGGTGCTCATCGCGGGCGACAAGGGCGGCGACTTCGCGAAGACGGCCTTCCAGGGCGTGGGCTTCGCGCTCGCCTACGCGCTGCTGCAGAAGGTCTTCCACGTCATCGCCGAGACGCCGGCGTGGGTGACGAAGCAGACCAACAAGTGGCTGCCGAACGCCACCGTGAACGGCGAGATCACGCCGGAGTACCTGGGCGTCGGCTACATCATCGGGCCGCGCATCGCGGGCGTGCTGGTGGCGGGCGGCGTGCTCGCCTGGCTGGGGCTCATCCCGCTGCTGTCGGTGCTGGTGCCGGGCGAGGTCATCGCGCGGCAGCTCGTCAAGGTGGGCGCGAGCCCGGAGGGCTTCGGCTTCGACGCGGCGGCGGGCACGTTCGCGAACCTGCCGCGCGCGGTGTACCTCGCCTACATCCGCCAGATCGGCGCGGGCGCGGTGGCGGCGGCGGGCTTCATCACGCTGCTCAAGACCTTCCCGACCATCGTCAGCTCGCTGCGGGACTCGATCCGCTCGCTGGGCGACAAGGCGGGGGCGGCGTCGGTGTCGCGCACCGAGCGCGACCTCTCGTTCGTGACGGTGATCGTGGGCTCGATCGCGCTGGTGGTGCTGCTGGTGGCGCTGCCGCAGGTGCCGGGCGACACGGTCCTCAACAAGCTGCTCACGGCGGTGCTGATCATCGCGTTCGGCTTCATCTTCGTGACGGTGTCCTCGCGCATCGTGGGCATCATCGGCTCCTCCTCCAACCCGATCTCGGGCATGACGATCGCCACGCTCATGGCGACGGCGATGGTGTTCGTGTCGGTGGGCTGGACGGGCGCGGCCTACGAGCCGATGGCGCTGGTGGTGGGCGGCATGGTCTGCATCGCGGCCGCGAACGGCGGCGCGACCTCGCAGGACCTGAAGACGGGCTACCTGGTGGGCGCGACCCCGCGCGCGCAGCAGCTGGCGCTGTTCGTGGGCGCGATCGCCTCGGCCACGGTCATCGGCGTGACGGTGAAGGTGCTCGACACCCCGACGGCGCGGATGATCTCCGAGGGCATCACCGAGCACGCCATCGGCTCCTCCTACTTCCCGGCCCCGCAGGCGACGCTGATGGCGACGCTCATCAAGGGCCTGCTGTCGCTCAACCTCGACTGGCACTTCGTGCTGGTGGGCGCGTTCGTCGCCATCACCATGGAGCTGTGCGGCGTGAAGTCGCTCTCCTTCGCGGTGGGCCTCTACCTGCCGCTCTCCACCACCCTCCCGATCTTCGTGGGCGGCGCGCTGAAGGGCGTGGCGGACTTCATGTCCCGCCGCAAGGGCGGCGCCGGCGAGGAGGGCGAGCTGGGCAGCGGCAGCCTGTTCGCGACGGGCCTGGTGGCGGGCGGCGCGCTGTTCGGCGTCATCGTGGCCTTCCTGCAGGTGTTCGCGGAGGGCACCATGAAGCGGCTCGACCTGCAGGAGCCGATCGTCCACGCGATCGGGTCCACGGGCTACGCCGTCCTGGGCGTCGTCTTCTTCGCGGCGCTGGCCGCGGTGCTCTACCGCGCGGCGCGGAAGCCGCAGCCGGGGCTCGAGGCCTAG